In the genome of Vicia villosa cultivar HV-30 ecotype Madison, WI linkage group LG7, Vvil1.0, whole genome shotgun sequence, one region contains:
- the LOC131620810 gene encoding trans-resveratrol di-O-methyltransferase-like isoform X2 produces MESQKGDNVASNLLKAQSHIWNHIFNFINSMSLKCVVDLGIPDIIHNYGKPMSLSKLISSLPIHPSKQSDILRLMRITTHSGFFSQHNVTENELEIEYVLTDASRLLLKDNPMSVAPFVQAMLDPVLTNPFHQLSTWLKNEDSSAFETTHGRLFWDYAAHEPIFNRLFNESMASDAQLVSKLLIENYGEVFDGLESLVDVGGGTGTMAKALAKSFPQLECIVFDLPHVVKGLQGSDNLSYVGGDMFQEIPQTDAILLKLRCGAYGVKILVYK; encoded by the exons ATGGAATCCCAAAAAGGAGATAATGTTGCTTCCAATTTGCTGAAAGCTCAAAGTCACATATGGAATCACATTTTCAACTTCATCAATTCCATGTCACTTAAATGTGTTGTTGATTTAGGCATACCAGATATCATACACAACTATGGCAAACCCATGTCACTCTCAAAACTCATTTCTTCACTACCAATCCACCCTTCCAAACAATCCGACATCCTTCGCTTGATGCGAATCACCACTCATTCTGGTTTTTTCTCTCAGCATAATGTTACAGAGAATGAGTTAGAAATTGAGTATGTGTTAACTGATGCATCTAGATTATTACTCAAGGACAATCCTATGAGTGTCGCACCGTTTGTGCAGGCGATGCTTGATCCAGTTTTAACAAATCCGTTTCATCAATTGTCCACTTGGTTAAAAAATGAGGATTCTTCGGCATTTGAAACGACACATGGGAGGTTATTTTGGGATTATGCTGCACATGAACCAATATTTAACCGTTTATTCAACGAGTCTATGGCAAGTGACGCTCAATTAGTGAGCAAACTGTTGATTGAGAATTACGGGGAGGTGTTCGATGGATTGGAGTCATTGGTTGATGTGGGAGGAGGCACAGGAACCATGGCGAAGGCTCTTGCCAAATCATTTCCACAATTGGAATGTATTGTGTTTGATCTCCCACATGTTGTTAAAGGGTTACAAGGAAGTGATAATCTAAGCTATGTTGGTGGAGATATGTTTCAAGAAATTCCTCAAACAGATGCCATTTTACTAAAG CTACGGTGTGGGGCATATGGTGTCAAAATATTGGTGTACAAGTAG
- the LOC131619339 gene encoding protein MAIN-LIKE 2-like — translation MGETHRGTKANLATFAVDRFRTRSHAYVERDERIIPNLQACGFRHIIKVNNNTIDRKFILALQERWRPETHTFHLPIGECTITLEDVYMLLGLPIDGKAVNGSVQHANSMCERVLGRDLVVPTQGSRGQGISLVSLRDYYDELVLMDNFTEEHVWLMTKVYIMLMFGKLLFPESTGNTVNFFYLSKFDSISKIRKYSWGSAVLAMLYQSLCKNAVAEKCTFYGCAFLLQVWGWWRMPTLSPVGRNNYTFPYATRFCGPKLDYSKNPRGSVVLYRDLIDHLRAEDVLSLNFYMII, via the exons atgggtgaaacacacagaggaactaAAGCGAATTTGGCGACCTTT GCTGTTGACCGATTCCGTACACGTTCTCACGCTTACGTTGAACGCGACGAGAGGATTATTCCGAATCTCCAAGCATGTGGCTTCAGACATATCATAAAAGTTAACAACAACACCATAGACAGAAAATTCATCCTTGCCTTACAAGAGCGATGGAGGCCTGAAACCCACACGTTTCATCTTCCAATAGGTGAGTGTACTATTACTCTAGAGGATGTTTATATGTTACTTGGTCTGCCCATTGATGGCAAGGCTGTTAATGGATCTGTTCAACATGCTAATTCAATGTGTGAGAGAGTGTTGGGAAGAGATCTAGTTGTGCCTACTCAAGGTTCAAGAGGCCAGGGTATCAGTCTGGTCTCCCTTAGAGATTACTATGATGAACTCGTCTTGATGGACAACTTTACTGAGGAGCATGTTTGGTTAATGACTAAGGTTTATATAATGTTGATGTTTGGTAAACTTTTATTCCCGGAGTCGACAGGTAACACTGTCAACTTTTTCTATTTAAGTAAATTTGACAGTATTAGCAAGATTAggaaatatagttgggggtccgccgttttggcgatgttataccagtctctttgtaagaacgcggttgccgagaagtgcaccttctatggatgtgcgttcctcctacaagtatggggttggtggagaaTGCCGACGCTGTCCCCGGTAGGCAGGAACAACTACACGTTCCCTTATGCAACAAG GTTCTGTGGTCCTAAATTGGATTACAGTAAGAATCCGAGGGGGAGTGTTGTTTTATATCGGGACCTAATTGATCACCTCCGAGCTGAAGATGTATTATCCTTAAACTTTTATATGATCATATAG
- the LOC131620810 gene encoding probable O-methyltransferase 3 isoform X1 yields MESQKGDNVASNLLKAQSHIWNHIFNFINSMSLKCVVDLGIPDIIHNYGKPMSLSKLISSLPIHPSKQSDILRLMRITTHSGFFSQHNVTENELEIEYVLTDASRLLLKDNPMSVAPFVQAMLDPVLTNPFHQLSTWLKNEDSSAFETTHGRLFWDYAAHEPIFNRLFNESMASDAQLVSKLLIENYGEVFDGLESLVDVGGGTGTMAKALAKSFPQLECIVFDLPHVVKGLQGSDNLSYVGGDMFQEIPQTDAILLKWILHSLNDEKCVKILKKCKESLKKKGKEGKVIIIDMVLDNENENINESVETQLFFDMLMMVVPAGKERNRKELIKLILSAGFSDYKITTILGLRSIIEVYP; encoded by the exons ATGGAATCCCAAAAAGGAGATAATGTTGCTTCCAATTTGCTGAAAGCTCAAAGTCACATATGGAATCACATTTTCAACTTCATCAATTCCATGTCACTTAAATGTGTTGTTGATTTAGGCATACCAGATATCATACACAACTATGGCAAACCCATGTCACTCTCAAAACTCATTTCTTCACTACCAATCCACCCTTCCAAACAATCCGACATCCTTCGCTTGATGCGAATCACCACTCATTCTGGTTTTTTCTCTCAGCATAATGTTACAGAGAATGAGTTAGAAATTGAGTATGTGTTAACTGATGCATCTAGATTATTACTCAAGGACAATCCTATGAGTGTCGCACCGTTTGTGCAGGCGATGCTTGATCCAGTTTTAACAAATCCGTTTCATCAATTGTCCACTTGGTTAAAAAATGAGGATTCTTCGGCATTTGAAACGACACATGGGAGGTTATTTTGGGATTATGCTGCACATGAACCAATATTTAACCGTTTATTCAACGAGTCTATGGCAAGTGACGCTCAATTAGTGAGCAAACTGTTGATTGAGAATTACGGGGAGGTGTTCGATGGATTGGAGTCATTGGTTGATGTGGGAGGAGGCACAGGAACCATGGCGAAGGCTCTTGCCAAATCATTTCCACAATTGGAATGTATTGTGTTTGATCTCCCACATGTTGTTAAAGGGTTACAAGGAAGTGATAATCTAAGCTATGTTGGTGGAGATATGTTTCAAGAAATTCCTCAAACAGATGCCATTTTACTAAAG TGGATCTTACATTCCTTGAATGACGAGAAATGTGTGAAGATATTGAAGAAATGCAAGGAATCATTGAAAAAGAAAGGTAAAGAAGGGAAGGTGATTATCATAGATATGGTGTTggacaatgaaaatgaaaacattAATGAATCAGTTGAAACACAACTCTTCTTTGATATGTTGATGATGGTAGTACCCGCTGGAAAAGAGAGAAATAGAAAAGagttgattaaattgattttatcagCTGGTTttagtgattataaaataacCACAATTTTAGGCTTAAGATCCATAATTGAGGTCTATCCATGA
- the LOC131617452 gene encoding probable O-methyltransferase 3, which produces MGFQNGENVASDLLKAQSHIWNHIFNFINSMSLKCVVDLGIPDIIHNYGKPMSLSKLISSLPIHPSKQSDIPRLMRITTHSGFFSQHNVTENELEIEYVLTDASRLLLKDNPMSVAPFLQGILDPTMTSPFHQMSTWYKNDDPTPFKTTHGITVWEYAATEPRYNKMMNDAMASDARLVNTVVIEECKEMFNGLESLVDVGGGTGTMGKALAKSFPQLECIVFDRPHVVDGLQGSDNLKYVGGDMFDKIPPTDAILLKWILHDWNDEECVKILKKCKDAIAKKGKEGKVIIIDTVVENDNENHEAFETQLFLDMLMMVIVNGKERTKKEWIDLIFSAGFTDYKITPILGLRSVIEIYP; this is translated from the exons ATGGGATTCCAAAATGGAGAAAATGTTGCTTCCGATTTGCTGAAAGCACAAAGTCACATTTGGAATCACATTTTCAACTTCATCAATTCCATGTCACTTAAATGTGTTGTTGATTTAGGCATACCAGATATCATACACAACTATGGCAAACCCATGTCACTCTCAAAACTCATTTCTTCACTACCAATCCACCCTTCCAAACAATCTGATATCCCTCGCTTGATGCGAATCACTACTCATTCTGGCTTTTTCTCTCAACATAATGTTACAGAGAATGAGTTAGAAATTGAGTATGTGCTAACGGATGCATCTAGATTATTACTTAAGGACAATCCAATGAGTGTGGCACCATTTCTCCAAGGGATACTCGACCCAACTATGACAAGTCCATTTCATCAAATGTCCACTTGGTATAAAAATGATGATCCTACACCTTTTAAGACAACACATGGAATAACAGTATGGGAGTATGCAGCAACTGAGCCGAGatataacaaaatgatgaatgatgcaatggcaagtgatgctcgaTTGGTGAATACTGTGGTGATTGAGGAGTGCAAGGAAATGTTCAATGGATTGGAGTCATTGGTTGACGTTGGAGGAGGCACAGGAACCATGGGAAAGGCTCTTGCCAAATCATTCCCACAACTGGAGTGCATTGTGTTTGATCGCCCACATGTTGTTGATGGCTTGCAAGGAAGTGATAACCTAAAGTATGTTGGCGGAGACATGTTTGACAAAATTCCTCCAACTGATGCCATTTTATTGAAG TGGATATTGCATGACTGGAATGATGAGGAATGTGTAAAGATATTAAAGAAATGTAAGGATGCAATAGcgaaaaaaggaaaagaagggaAGGTGATTATCATTGACACGGTGGtggagaatgataatgaaaatcaTGAAGCATTTGAAACTCAACTCTTCTTGGATATGCTGATGATGGTAATAGTGAATGGAAAAGAGAGAACCAAGAAAGAATGGATTGACTTGATTTTCTCTGCCGGTTTCACTGACTACAAGATAACTCCAATTTTGGGCTTAAGGTCTGTCATTGAGATCTATCCATGA